The following coding sequences are from one Pasteurellaceae bacterium RH1A window:
- a CDS encoding aminoimidazole riboside kinase: MSKIWVLGDAVVDLIPDGENHYLRCAGGAPANVAVGVSRLDVSAGFIGRVGNDPLGRFMQETLQAEGVDTQQMILDPKQRTSTVVVGLDQGERSFTFMVNPSADQFLETGDLPSFEAGDWLHCCSIALINEPSRSSTLEAIRRIKAAGGFVSFDPNLRESLWASLEEMKNVVNQVVGLAHVLKFSEEELTLLTDTASLKEATEAIVAQYPEKLIIITLGKDGAYYHFQGQSQIVAGKPVQPVDTTGAGDAFVSGLLAGLYQAQDWQNGGSLVQIIRQANASGALATTAKGAMSALPNRAELEAYLAN, encoded by the coding sequence ATGAGTAAGATTTGGGTGCTAGGCGATGCCGTGGTGGACTTAATCCCCGATGGCGAAAACCATTATTTACGCTGTGCCGGCGGCGCACCAGCCAATGTGGCGGTGGGCGTTTCCCGCTTGGATGTGTCAGCAGGCTTTATTGGCCGAGTGGGTAATGATCCCTTAGGCCGTTTTATGCAAGAGACCTTGCAGGCCGAGGGGGTGGATACCCAGCAGATGATTCTCGACCCGAAACAACGCACTTCCACGGTGGTAGTGGGCTTGGATCAGGGCGAACGTAGCTTTACTTTTATGGTCAATCCAAGTGCCGATCAGTTCTTAGAAACAGGCGATCTGCCAAGTTTTGAGGCCGGCGATTGGCTACATTGCTGCTCCATTGCTCTGATTAATGAGCCGTCCCGCTCTTCCACCCTTGAGGCCATTCGGCGTATTAAGGCCGCAGGCGGTTTTGTCTCCTTCGACCCTAATTTACGGGAATCCCTCTGGGCCAGCCTGGAGGAAATGAAAAACGTGGTCAATCAGGTAGTGGGCCTGGCCCATGTGCTGAAATTCTCGGAAGAGGAACTGACCCTATTAACCGACACAGCCTCCTTAAAAGAGGCCACCGAGGCCATTGTGGCCCAGTACCCTGAAAAACTGATTATCATCACCTTGGGCAAGGACGGCGCTTACTACCATTTCCAAGGCCAAAGCCAAATTGTTGCTGGCAAACCTGTTCAGCCAGTGGACACCACAGGGGCGGGCGATGCCTTTGTCAGCGGTTTGCTGGCGGGGCTTTATCAGGCCCAAGATTGGCAAAATGGGGGAAGTTTGGTGCAAATTATCCGCCAGGCCAATGCCTCTGGGGCGCTTGCCACCACAGCCAAGGGGGCCATGTCGGCCCTGCCAAATCGGGCGGAACTTGAGGCCTATTTAGCCAATTAA